In Streptomyces sp. NBC_00569, a single genomic region encodes these proteins:
- a CDS encoding META domain-containing protein: protein MHTQSRNLTVLAALLPLAAVAACGSQTVSVAGTPVIGVRWNVESVTVDGSTAQAPESAYVEFPSADRVRGNNGCNSFDAKAEIDGDTIRVGRSIVTMSMCMDKKQRDFEKTFSRAIGGSNKARTDGDHLTLTTDDGDTIALVKERPAPLTGTEWTVTSLISDDVATSLPPEVAGRARMTFEKAGEAGKDGAATGTLGCNRFRAKAEFRDGHLTLGRPITTRVLCQGPRMDTERALLKLFTQKLSYEVQGRTLTLTAPDGTGAEARAGRG from the coding sequence ATGCACACGCAATCCCGGAACCTCACCGTCCTGGCCGCGCTCCTGCCCCTCGCGGCCGTCGCAGCGTGCGGATCACAGACCGTGTCCGTCGCGGGTACGCCCGTCATCGGCGTCCGGTGGAACGTCGAGAGCGTCACCGTCGACGGCTCCACGGCTCAGGCCCCCGAGAGCGCGTACGTGGAGTTCCCCTCGGCCGACCGGGTGCGCGGCAACAACGGCTGCAACAGCTTCGACGCGAAGGCCGAGATCGACGGCGACACGATCCGGGTCGGCCGGAGCATCGTGACGATGTCGATGTGCATGGACAAGAAGCAGCGGGACTTCGAGAAGACCTTCAGCCGCGCCATCGGCGGCAGCAACAAGGCCAGGACCGACGGTGACCACCTCACCCTCACCACCGACGACGGCGACACAATCGCCCTGGTCAAGGAGCGTCCGGCCCCGCTGACCGGCACCGAGTGGACCGTCACGAGCCTGATCTCCGACGACGTGGCGACCTCGCTGCCGCCGGAGGTGGCGGGCCGGGCCAGGATGACCTTCGAGAAAGCGGGCGAGGCGGGCAAGGACGGCGCCGCCACCGGGACCCTCGGCTGCAATCGCTTCCGCGCGAAGGCCGAGTTCCGCGACGGCCACCTCACGCTCGGCAGGCCCATCACGACCCGCGTGCTCTGCCAGGGCCCGCGCATGGACACCGAACGCGCCCTCCTGAAGCTCTTCACCCAGAAGCTGTCGTACGAGGTCCAGGGCCGCACCCTCACGCTGACGGCCCCCGACGGAACCGGCGCCGAGGCGAGGGCCGGCCGCGGCTGA
- a CDS encoding maleylpyruvate isomerase family mycothiol-dependent enzyme, which produces MSPAKKRARSYDSAKIRAAVLAQFGQVRDAVLTLTPEQLGAPTRLGDWTVRELAAHFTMAVGAVARGLEMPEPAKHELPLLDWPSGTATESGAIADGTRELAASAQPSELFARTTARMEEALAEAPDTRLIPTRFGAMTLADFLVTRTVELVVHTDDLNDALPGLDVPYDRQALAACTRLLADALAVKAPGASTEVRIPPFAVVQCVEGPRHTRGTPPNVVETDPLTWIRLATGRVGWHAALNDAKVSASGERADLSKLLPLMG; this is translated from the coding sequence ATGTCTCCGGCCAAGAAGCGTGCGCGTTCCTATGATTCCGCCAAGATCCGGGCGGCCGTTCTCGCGCAGTTCGGGCAGGTGCGGGACGCGGTGCTCACGCTCACCCCGGAGCAGCTCGGCGCCCCGACCCGGCTCGGTGACTGGACCGTACGGGAGTTGGCGGCGCACTTCACGATGGCGGTCGGCGCGGTGGCCAGGGGGCTGGAGATGCCGGAGCCGGCCAAGCATGAACTCCCGCTCCTGGACTGGCCGTCGGGGACCGCGACCGAGTCCGGCGCCATCGCCGACGGCACCCGTGAGCTCGCCGCGAGCGCGCAGCCGTCGGAGCTCTTCGCGCGCACCACGGCCCGTATGGAGGAGGCTCTGGCCGAGGCCCCGGACACCCGCCTGATCCCCACGCGGTTCGGCGCCATGACCCTCGCCGACTTCCTCGTCACCCGTACCGTCGAACTCGTCGTCCACACCGACGACCTGAACGACGCGCTGCCCGGCCTCGACGTCCCGTACGACCGGCAGGCGCTCGCCGCCTGCACCCGGTTGCTCGCCGACGCCCTCGCCGTGAAGGCGCCCGGCGCGTCGACCGAGGTCCGGATCCCGCCGTTCGCCGTCGTCCAGTGCGTCGAGGGCCCCCGCCACACCCGCGGCACCCCGCCGAACGTCGTCGAGACGGACCCGCTCACCTGGATCCGCCTCGCCACCGGACGCGTCGGGTGGCACGCCGCCCTGAACGACGCGAAGGTCAGCGCGAGCGGCGAACGGGCCGATCTCAGCAAGCTGCTGCCCCTTATGGGCTAG
- the purL gene encoding phosphoribosylformylglycinamidine synthase subunit PurL: MSLDTVENAAQTPDVELPWAELGLKKDEYERVVEILGRRPTGAELAMYSVMWSEHCSYKSSKIHLRQFGEKAPQSDALLVGIGENAGVVDVGQGYAVTFKVESHNHPSYVEPYQGAATGVGGIVRDIIAMGARPVAVVDPLRFGAADHPDTKRVLPGVVAGIGGYGNCLGLPNIGGEVVFDACYQGNPLVNAGAIGVMRHEDIHLAKASGPGNKVIMYGARTGGDGIGGASILASETFDDAKPSKRPAVQVGDPFQEKLLIECTLEAFAEKLVVGIQDLGAAGISCATSELASNGSGGMRVELDDVPLRDSTLSPEEILMSESQERMCAVVEPEKVARFLEICEKWDVIATVIGEVTDGDRLEIFWHGEKIVDVAPRTVAHEGPTYERPYARPAWQDALQADDANKLPRPASKEELKAQVLKLVASPNQASKKWITSQYDHFVQGNTVLAQPEDSGMIRIDEESGLGVAIATDGNGRYAKLDPYHGAQLALAEAYRNVATTGAKPLAISDCLNFGSPEDPDVMWQFVEAIRGLADACQILGTPVTGGNVSLYNQTGEAAIHPTPVVAVLGVIDDVARRTPVAFREEGQLLYLLGDTREEFGGSAWSQVVHDHLGGLPPQVDLERERLLADILISASRDGMVDAAHDLSDGGLIQAVVESAMLGDKGARLIVPDGLDAFTFLFSESAGRAVVAVPRSEELRFTDMCGARGLPATRIGVVDGDAVELQGEFTLPLTDLREAHEATIPALLA, translated from the coding sequence ATGAGCCTCGACACCGTTGAGAACGCCGCACAGACCCCCGACGTCGAGCTCCCCTGGGCCGAACTCGGTCTGAAGAAGGACGAGTACGAGCGCGTCGTGGAGATCCTCGGCCGCCGCCCGACCGGCGCCGAGCTCGCCATGTACTCCGTGATGTGGTCCGAGCACTGCTCGTACAAGTCGTCCAAGATCCACCTGCGCCAGTTCGGCGAGAAGGCGCCGCAGTCCGACGCGCTGCTCGTCGGCATCGGTGAGAACGCCGGCGTCGTCGACGTCGGCCAGGGCTACGCCGTCACCTTCAAGGTCGAGTCGCACAACCACCCGTCGTACGTCGAGCCCTACCAGGGCGCGGCCACCGGCGTCGGCGGCATCGTGCGCGACATCATCGCGATGGGCGCGCGCCCGGTCGCGGTCGTCGACCCGCTGCGCTTCGGCGCGGCCGACCACCCCGACACCAAGCGTGTCCTGCCGGGTGTCGTCGCCGGCATCGGCGGCTACGGCAACTGCCTGGGCCTGCCGAACATCGGCGGCGAGGTCGTCTTCGACGCCTGCTACCAGGGCAACCCGCTGGTCAACGCGGGCGCCATCGGTGTCATGCGGCACGAGGACATCCACCTCGCGAAGGCGTCGGGCCCGGGCAACAAGGTCATCATGTACGGGGCCCGGACGGGCGGCGACGGCATCGGCGGCGCCTCGATCCTGGCCTCCGAGACCTTCGACGACGCGAAGCCCTCGAAGCGTCCCGCCGTCCAGGTCGGTGACCCCTTCCAGGAGAAGCTCCTCATCGAGTGCACCCTGGAGGCGTTCGCCGAGAAGCTCGTCGTCGGCATCCAGGACCTCGGAGCCGCCGGAATCTCCTGCGCCACCAGCGAGCTGGCGTCCAACGGCTCGGGCGGCATGCGCGTCGAGCTGGACGACGTACCGCTGCGCGACTCCACGCTCTCGCCCGAGGAAATCCTCATGAGCGAGTCGCAGGAGCGCATGTGCGCGGTCGTCGAGCCGGAGAAGGTCGCCCGCTTCCTCGAGATCTGCGAGAAGTGGGACGTCATCGCCACCGTCATCGGTGAGGTCACCGACGGCGACCGCCTGGAGATCTTCTGGCACGGCGAGAAGATCGTCGACGTCGCCCCGCGCACCGTCGCCCACGAGGGCCCGACCTACGAGCGCCCGTACGCCCGCCCCGCGTGGCAGGACGCGCTCCAGGCCGACGACGCGAACAAGCTGCCGCGGCCCGCCTCCAAGGAGGAGCTGAAGGCCCAGGTCCTGAAGCTGGTCGCGTCGCCGAACCAGGCGTCGAAGAAGTGGATCACCTCGCAGTACGACCACTTCGTGCAGGGCAACACCGTCCTCGCGCAGCCCGAGGACTCGGGCATGATCCGCATCGACGAGGAGTCGGGGCTCGGCGTCGCCATCGCGACCGACGGCAACGGCCGGTACGCGAAGCTCGACCCGTACCACGGCGCGCAGCTCGCCCTCGCCGAGGCGTACCGGAACGTCGCGACGACCGGCGCCAAGCCGCTCGCGATCTCCGACTGCCTGAACTTCGGTTCGCCCGAGGACCCGGACGTCATGTGGCAGTTCGTCGAGGCCATCCGTGGTCTCGCCGACGCCTGCCAGATCCTCGGCACCCCGGTGACCGGCGGCAACGTCTCGCTGTACAACCAGACGGGTGAGGCGGCGATCCACCCGACGCCCGTCGTGGCCGTGCTCGGCGTCATCGACGATGTCGCCCGCCGCACGCCGGTCGCCTTCCGGGAAGAGGGCCAGCTCCTCTACCTGCTCGGCGACACCCGCGAGGAGTTCGGCGGCTCGGCCTGGTCGCAGGTCGTCCACGACCACCTCGGCGGCCTGCCCCCGCAGGTCGACCTGGAGCGGGAGCGGCTGCTCGCCGACATCCTGATCTCGGCGTCCCGCGACGGCATGGTCGACGCCGCGCACGACCTGTCCGACGGCGGCCTGATCCAGGCCGTGGTCGAGTCGGCGATGCTCGGCGACAAGGGCGCGCGGCTCATCGTGCCCGACGGCCTGGACGCGTTCACGTTCCTGTTCTCCGAGTCGGCGGGCCGCGCGGTCGTCGCCGTCCCGCGGAGCGAGGAGCTGCGCTTCACCGACATGTGCGGCGCGCGCGGCCTCCCGGCCACCCGCATCGGCGTGGTCGACGGCGACGCGGTGGAGCTCCAGGGCGAGTTCACCCTCCCCCTCACGGACCTCCGCGAGGCCCACGAGGCGACGATCCCGGCACTGCTTGCCTGA